In one Bacillota bacterium genomic region, the following are encoded:
- a CDS encoding MerR family transcriptional regulator, with protein sequence MADSIRDKHEPVYLISVAARLCDMHPQTLRMYERMGLIRPKRVNQKNRLYSQADIERLRQIQRLTRDLGVNLAGVEIILDLLDKVERLQQELETLHAQMEQMVQERVEQILSERQTLPARVVREL encoded by the coding sequence ATGGCAGACAGCATTCGCGACAAGCACGAACCGGTCTATCTGATTAGCGTGGCAGCGAGGTTGTGTGATATGCATCCGCAGACGCTGCGCATGTACGAGCGCATGGGCTTGATACGTCCCAAGCGTGTGAACCAGAAAAACCGCCTGTATTCGCAGGCGGACATCGAGCGTCTGCGCCAGATTCAGCGCCTCACGCGCGACTTAGGGGTGAATCTTGCCGGGGTGGAAATTATTCTCGACCTGCTGGACAAGGTAGAGCGACTCCAGCAGGAGCTGGAAACGCTTCATGCCCAGATGGAACAGATGGTGCAGGAGCGCGTCGAGCAGATTCTGTCCGAGCGACAGACTCTGCCCGCCCGTGTGGTGCGCGAGCTGTAA
- a CDS encoding sigma-70 family RNA polymerase sigma factor, producing the protein MVLAIGTPSEATQELAFNMVAPLDEDLLLVRRCGDGDAAAFEKLYHKYVRLVYSVVYRMVPGEEAHDLTQEVFIRAFKNIRSFRGDSSFRAWLLRIAHNLCCNRLRDMKREKADSLEEMAERENGSYEPVSDDDLQAHVEREELQRKVREVLARLPEDYRTMLVLRDFEQLSYEEISHITGLTIANVKSRLHRARLAFKRLFEPYYQAYYQGVGE; encoded by the coding sequence ATGGTTCTGGCGATTGGCACGCCCTCGGAGGCAACACAGGAACTGGCATTTAACATGGTAGCACCGCTGGACGAGGACCTCTTACTGGTTCGTCGCTGCGGCGACGGGGATGCCGCAGCCTTCGAGAAGCTCTATCACAAGTACGTACGGCTGGTATACAGCGTGGTGTACCGGATGGTGCCCGGTGAGGAGGCCCACGACCTGACGCAAGAGGTATTCATCCGCGCGTTCAAGAACATCCGCTCTTTCCGTGGAGACAGCAGCTTCCGTGCCTGGCTGTTGCGTATCGCGCACAACCTGTGTTGTAATCGCCTGCGCGACATGAAGCGAGAGAAAGCCGATTCGCTGGAAGAGATGGCGGAGCGAGAGAACGGCAGCTACGAGCCGGTTTCCGACGATGACCTGCAGGCACACGTGGAGCGCGAGGAACTTCAACGCAAAGTGCGGGAGGTGCTGGCACGCCTGCCGGAAGATTACCGAACCATGCTGGTACTTCGCGACTTCGAGCAACTGAGTTACGAAGAGATCAGCCACATTACGGGATTGACCATCGCCAATGTCAAATCGCGCTTGCACCGCGCGCGTTTGGCTTTTAAGCGTCTGTTTGAGCCTTATTATCAGGCGTACTATCAGGGGGTAGGTGAGTAA
- a CDS encoding zf-HC2 domain-containing protein, whose protein sequence is MRCDEVQERLSALIDEQLSPQEYEQLQHHLHTCEACFREYQELRRFVEFCRQLEAPEPKIDLWREFQPMLAEIVAEQKIPFAQRLRRQWNRLVSQLCYGIILFLQVVTYQLTITLSRYIVEPERAAYGRPAQG, encoded by the coding sequence ATGCGTTGCGACGAAGTACAGGAACGACTGAGCGCGCTGATTGACGAACAGCTGAGCCCGCAGGAGTACGAGCAGCTACAGCATCATCTGCACACTTGCGAGGCTTGCTTCCGGGAGTATCAGGAGCTGCGCCGGTTTGTAGAGTTCTGCCGACAGCTGGAAGCGCCAGAACCGAAAATCGACCTGTGGCGTGAGTTCCAGCCGATGCTCGCCGAGATCGTCGCCGAACAGAAGATACCGTTCGCGCAGCGGTTGCGCCGCCAGTGGAACCGTCTGGTGTCGCAGCTTTGCTACGGCATCATCCTGTTCCTGCAGGTGGTGACGTATCAGTTGACCATCACGCTGTCGCGTTACATCGTGGAACCTGAGCGTGCGGCATACGGTCGCCCGGCACAGGGGTGA
- the nusA gene encoding transcription termination factor NusA has product MNSEFIEILRALERERDIPLAVLWEALETALTNAYKKHCGAVGDVRLRLDSSKAGVRLFCERTVVEEVENPHTQISLEEARKFKPEAEIGDTVSVPVDLDDFGRIAAQTAKQVIVQRIREAEREQIYQEFQERVGEILSGFVQRREGPNVIIDLDRVEAILPPEEQVPNEPYRPHDRLRVYLLRVERTTKAPRIIVSRSHPSLIRRLFELEVPEVREGSVVIKAVAREPGARSKIAVWAKEPNIDPVGSCVGLRGTRVQAVVNELYDEKIDIIRWYPEPAQFIAEALSPAKVSKVQLNESEKSALVIVPDDQLSLAIGKAGQNVRLAARLTGWKIDIRSESQTAQDALATGKEEKESAS; this is encoded by the coding sequence ATGAACAGCGAGTTCATTGAAATACTGCGTGCGCTAGAACGGGAGCGGGACATCCCTCTGGCGGTGCTGTGGGAGGCGCTGGAGACCGCTTTGACCAACGCCTACAAGAAGCACTGCGGAGCGGTCGGCGATGTGCGTCTGCGCCTCGATTCCAGCAAGGCGGGGGTGCGATTGTTCTGCGAGCGCACAGTGGTGGAAGAGGTCGAAAACCCGCATACCCAGATTTCTCTGGAAGAGGCGAGGAAGTTCAAACCGGAGGCGGAGATAGGGGACACCGTGTCGGTGCCGGTCGACTTGGACGACTTCGGACGCATCGCGGCACAGACCGCCAAGCAAGTGATTGTGCAACGCATCCGCGAGGCGGAGCGGGAACAGATATATCAGGAGTTCCAGGAGCGCGTCGGAGAGATACTGTCCGGCTTCGTACAGCGCAGAGAGGGTCCGAACGTCATCATTGATCTCGACAGGGTAGAGGCTATCCTGCCGCCAGAGGAGCAGGTGCCGAACGAGCCGTATCGCCCGCATGACCGCCTGCGTGTGTACCTGCTACGTGTGGAGCGCACCACCAAGGCGCCGCGCATCATCGTCTCGCGCAGTCATCCCAGCCTCATCCGTCGCCTGTTCGAACTGGAGGTACCCGAGGTGCGCGAGGGAAGCGTGGTGATTAAAGCGGTTGCGCGAGAGCCGGGCGCACGCTCCAAAATCGCCGTGTGGGCGAAGGAGCCGAACATCGACCCGGTAGGCAGTTGTGTGGGTCTTCGCGGAACGCGGGTGCAGGCGGTGGTGAACGAACTGTACGACGAGAAGATAGATATCATCCGCTGGTATCCCGAACCAGCACAGTTTATTGCGGAGGCGTTGAGCCCCGCAAAGGTTTCGAAAGTGCAGCTGAACGAGAGCGAAAAAAGCGCACTGGTCATCGTGCCTGACGACCAGCTCTCGCTGGCTATCGGCAAAGCGGGGCAAAACGTACGGTTGGCAGCGCGATTGACCGGCTGGAAAATAGACATTCGAAGCGAATCTCAAACCGCTCAAGACGCTCTGGCGACAGGCAAAGAGGAAAAGGAAAGCGCGTCTTGA
- a CDS encoding CDGSH iron-sulfur domain-containing protein, whose protein sequence is MAKHTTEETEGRVRTTVELEPGERVALCRCFKSSKFPFCDGTHRQYQGVGPVIVQAPAEKAQQG, encoded by the coding sequence ATGGCAAAACATACCACAGAAGAAACGGAAGGACGAGTGCGGACCACCGTTGAGCTCGAGCCCGGCGAGCGTGTGGCATTATGCCGGTGCTTCAAGTCCAGCAAGTTTCCCTTCTGCGACGGCACGCACCGGCAATATCAGGGAGTGGGTCCTGTGATTGTGCAGGCACCGGCAGAGAAGGCACAGCAGGGATAG
- a CDS encoding helical backbone metal receptor yields MRVFCETLGVDIELAERPQRIVCLASSLTETIFEMGYGHRVAAISAYCSRYIPQNNLPIAGDYLRVDKQLLQQINPDLILLTSGIQRTLGIRLAQEGYPVYALPLPSSVSGVMENLNLLGGLLNEVESARRLRQRWEQQFQTLYLSAPLRRPRVYIELWFGKHMRTVGALSFIHDLVEAAGGDNIFGRDRRAYFSPDLAQVEIARPDVLLFHTEPDYPVDIAALIEERGWHRWNPAPYVVAGTVQKGQNIIHEGPSMMETATWLQGHFHFWARHHR; encoded by the coding sequence ATGCGAGTCTTCTGTGAAACCCTGGGTGTGGATATCGAGCTGGCGGAACGTCCGCAGCGCATTGTTTGTCTGGCATCTTCCCTGACCGAGACCATTTTCGAGATGGGTTATGGGCATCGCGTGGCTGCCATCTCCGCATACTGTTCCCGCTATATCCCCCAGAACAACCTGCCCATAGCAGGCGATTACCTGCGCGTCGACAAACAACTGCTTCAACAGATAAATCCCGACCTGATATTGCTCACTAGCGGTATCCAGCGTACGCTGGGTATCCGTCTGGCGCAAGAGGGCTATCCGGTATACGCCCTGCCGCTGCCAAGCAGTGTCAGTGGAGTCATGGAGAACCTGAACCTCCTGGGTGGGCTGTTGAACGAGGTGGAGTCTGCCCGCCGCCTGCGCCAACGGTGGGAACAGCAGTTTCAAACGCTCTACCTGTCCGCCCCACTACGCCGCCCGCGCGTGTACATCGAACTGTGGTTTGGCAAGCACATGCGCACGGTGGGCGCGCTCAGCTTCATCCACGATCTGGTGGAAGCCGCCGGAGGAGACAATATCTTCGGGCGAGACCGCCGCGCCTACTTTTCACCGGATCTGGCGCAGGTAGAGATAGCGAGACCCGATGTGCTGCTTTTCCACACGGAACCCGATTACCCGGTGGACATCGCGGCTCTCATCGAGGAACGCGGCTGGCATCGGTGGAATCCTGCGCCCTACGTGGTGGCAGGCACCGTGCAAAAAGGGCAAAACATTATCCATGAGGGGCCGTCCATGATGGAGACGGCAACGTGGCTACAGGGGCACTTCCACTTCTGGGCGAGGCACCACCGATAG
- a CDS encoding S9 family peptidase translates to MPRAINIDDLFRLRLVSDAQISPDGQRVVCVVKYADREKNKYFSHLYLCDLRTREVRQFTSGEVADSQPRWSPDGKTIAFVSNRQKPKAQIFLIPVDGGEARALTSLEEGSIGEIVWSPDGTKVAFTFRLTPEPWREQAAKERKEKGFSTPPRIITRPFYRLDGAGYFDGEYYQVWVADAKTGEAKPLTSEVTSCGSLSWSPDSSKIAFVCNRSEDPDLNPNLVDIWLVPAEGGDLQRVDTPKGPKGDIAFSPDGTRIAYVGHTKVDDIWGVTNDHLWVADLISGTARDIMEGFDRSLGNLTLSDMRDVGGGSRPVWTPDGKQLLFLASDRGSTVLYSISAEGGEPVFLRGERADITGFSLSADGRRIAWCEGTATQPHEVFAGTLGDGAIQNAEAITRFNADWLAEVQIQTPEEFACLSPDGNEVHGWILHPLDFDPAQKYPLILEIHGGPHAQYGWVFFHEFQLLAAQGYVVLYTNPRGSKGYGEAHTAAIKGAWGGPDYTDLMAAVDAQLTRGYIDETRMGVMGGSYGGYMTNWVVSHTDRFRAAITDRSVVNLHSMAGTCDFPLLPGGDYFRGNAWAEPEHLWEHSPLKYAGNIHTPLLIIHSEGDLRCPIEQAEQLFAALKVQKKEAVLVRYPLESSHGLSRSGPPDLRVHRLQQILDWWKKHLSSE, encoded by the coding sequence ATGCCCAGAGCGATAAACATCGATGACCTGTTTCGGCTTCGGCTGGTCAGCGATGCGCAGATTTCGCCCGACGGCCAGCGCGTCGTATGCGTGGTGAAGTACGCTGACCGCGAGAAGAACAAGTATTTCAGCCATCTGTATCTGTGCGACCTGCGCACGCGCGAGGTGCGCCAGTTCACCAGTGGCGAGGTCGCCGACAGCCAGCCGCGCTGGTCGCCGGATGGCAAAACCATTGCCTTCGTCAGCAACCGCCAGAAGCCGAAGGCACAGATATTCCTGATACCGGTGGACGGCGGCGAGGCGCGCGCACTGACTTCGCTGGAAGAAGGTAGCATCGGCGAGATTGTCTGGTCGCCGGACGGCACGAAGGTCGCATTCACCTTTCGCCTGACGCCCGAACCGTGGCGCGAGCAGGCGGCAAAGGAACGCAAGGAGAAGGGGTTCTCCACCCCGCCCCGCATCATCACACGCCCGTTCTACAGGCTGGACGGCGCAGGCTATTTTGACGGCGAGTACTATCAGGTCTGGGTGGCTGACGCGAAAACCGGCGAGGCAAAACCGCTGACCAGCGAGGTGACCTCCTGCGGTAGCCTGAGCTGGTCTCCCGACAGCAGCAAGATTGCCTTCGTGTGCAACCGCAGTGAAGACCCCGACCTGAACCCCAATCTGGTGGACATCTGGCTGGTTCCCGCGGAAGGAGGGGACCTGCAGCGTGTGGACACGCCGAAAGGTCCCAAGGGCGATATTGCCTTCTCTCCCGATGGCACGCGCATCGCCTACGTCGGTCATACGAAGGTGGACGACATCTGGGGCGTGACCAACGACCACCTGTGGGTTGCCGACCTGATTAGCGGCACCGCACGAGACATCATGGAAGGCTTTGACCGCTCGCTCGGAAACCTCACTCTCAGCGACATGCGCGACGTGGGCGGGGGAAGCCGTCCCGTCTGGACGCCTGACGGCAAGCAGCTGCTGTTCCTCGCCAGCGACAGAGGCAGCACAGTGCTCTACAGCATCTCCGCCGAGGGCGGAGAACCCGTTTTCTTGCGAGGGGAGCGTGCGGACATCACCGGCTTCTCCCTCAGCGCAGACGGCAGGCGCATCGCGTGGTGCGAGGGCACAGCCACCCAACCGCACGAGGTGTTCGCCGGCACGCTGGGGGATGGGGCAATCCAGAACGCTGAAGCGATAACCAGATTCAATGCCGACTGGCTGGCGGAGGTGCAGATACAGACCCCTGAAGAGTTCGCCTGCCTCTCGCCCGATGGCAATGAAGTGCACGGCTGGATACTGCATCCTCTTGATTTTGACCCCGCGCAGAAATATCCGCTGATACTGGAAATCCACGGTGGACCGCACGCGCAGTACGGCTGGGTTTTCTTCCACGAGTTCCAGCTGCTGGCGGCGCAGGGTTACGTGGTGCTGTACACCAACCCACGCGGAAGCAAAGGCTATGGAGAAGCGCATACCGCTGCCATCAAGGGCGCATGGGGCGGACCTGACTACACCGACCTGATGGCGGCGGTAGATGCCCAGCTGACACGCGGCTACATTGACGAGACGCGTATGGGCGTGATGGGCGGTTCCTATGGCGGCTATATGACCAACTGGGTGGTGTCACACACCGACCGCTTCCGCGCTGCCATCACCGACCGCAGCGTGGTGAACCTGCATAGCATGGCGGGAACATGCGACTTTCCCCTGCTACCCGGCGGCGACTACTTCCGGGGCAACGCATGGGCAGAGCCAGAGCATCTGTGGGAGCACTCGCCGCTGAAGTACGCGGGTAACATCCATACGCCACTGCTGATTATCCACAGTGAGGGAGACCTGCGCTGCCCGATAGAGCAGGCAGAACAGCTGTTCGCCGCGCTCAAAGTGCAGAAGAAGGAAGCGGTGCTGGTGCGCTATCCGCTGGAGAGCAGTCACGGGCTGTCGCGCTCCGGTCCGCCCGATTTGCGCGTGCACCGTCTGCAACAGATTCTGGACTGGTGGAAGAAACATCTCAGTAGCGAATAG